From the Rhizobium sp. SL42 genome, the window GCAAAACAGCGTGCCGGCAAGCGGCGACGACAGCGACTTGAGATAGGCGGCACCGCCGGCCTGTTCGGCCGGGAAGAATTTCAGAACCTGATAGCCCTCTTCGCGCAGCGCCATGACCTCCGATGCCGTGGCAGCTCCCGGCAGAAGCGGGATGTCGGACGCACGCGCGGCGTCCAGCAGTTCCTGCGTCGTGCCAGGGCTGACGATGAACTTGGAACCGGCTGCGACGGCCGCTTCGAAATGCTTGGCGTTGAGGATCGTACCGGCACCGACGACAGCGCCTTCGACTTCGGCTGCCACGCGGCGCACGGCTTCCAGTGCTGCATCGGTGCGCAGCGTGATCTCGATCGCCTTCAGGCCACCGGCAACCAGCGCCCTGGCCAACGGCACGGCGGTATCCGCATCATCGAT encodes:
- a CDS encoding 2-dehydro-3-deoxy-phosphogluconate aldolase; the protein is MGDKTAKLLSTLKLQPVVPVLIIDDADTAVPLARALVAGGLKAIEITLRTDAALEAVRRVAAEVEGAVVGAGTILNAKHFEAAVAAGSKFIVSPGTTQELLDAARASDIPLLPGAATASEVMALREEGYQVLKFFPAEQAGGAAYLKSLSSPLAGTLFCPTGGISLKNAKDYLSLPNVVCVGGSWVAPKELVAAGDWAGITKLAAEAFALKA